A stretch of the Vigna radiata var. radiata cultivar VC1973A chromosome 7, Vradiata_ver6, whole genome shotgun sequence genome encodes the following:
- the LOC106766989 gene encoding uncharacterized protein LOC106766989 — protein sequence MGKMGKNRKKSGGHSSPREHTDMQDQEMDIRKIMKDVENFSYSHMTWKERKKIEDRNIVSLGGKAPKNQRLPLSVARPMMKKQKEREHKMLQERLIMGKFGGKLGGSSKRSAVKHKPENKGLKLSEGHFRNGILNVKHLLNSAPPRDRETGTNMSNTWKGKGGKKNHGSKKGVGKKHR from the exons ATGGGAAAGATGGGCAAGAATAGGAAAAAATCTGGAGGGCATAGTTCTCCAAGAGAGCATACGGATATGCAGGACCAAGAGATGGATATAAGGAAGATTATGAAAGATGTTGAAAATTTTA GTTATTCACATATGACATGGAAAGAACgcaagaaaattgaagataGAAATATTGTTTCTCTTGGTGGAaag GCCCCCAAGAATCAGAGATTACCTTTAAGTGTGGCACGGCCAATgatgaagaaacaaaaagagagGGAGCATAAAATGCTCCAAGAG CGTTTGATTATGGGAAAATTTGGGGGAAAGCTCGGAGGTAGCAGTAAGAGATCAGCTGTGAAGCACAAGCCCGAAAACAAGGGTTTGAAGTTGAGTGAAGGTCATTTTAGAAATGGCATACTTAACGTGAAGCATTTGTTGAATTCAGCACCACCAAGAGATCGTGAAACTGGAACCAATATGTCCAATACATGGAAAGGGAAGGGTGGTAAAAAGAATCATGGTAGTAAAAAAGGTGTCGGCAAGAAACACCGTTGA
- the LOC106765739 gene encoding TLD domain-containing protein 2 isoform X3 encodes MGKEQSFRSKAAYFVSDLATVLLNPISDSKSPSLPLSVEEGEEDDDGSKVGSHDEIIDGPDTSSFTAFLYSLLSSSDSGDNIGEADEKNDDGVADDDSSLPDSATKESFVVRRSLFSRGRHSLGWAIHQASKMGGFRSRDSKYTDEGRLGVEMKRIVKEPVAVAVAVADQHPPAISEPSMLVSNGLRDAVYASLPAVLHGRKWLLLYSTSKHGISLSTLYRRSMLWPGVSLLVVGDRKGAVFGGVVEAPLRPSNKKKYQGTNNSFVFTDTSGCPVIYRPTGVNRYFTLCSTEFLAIGGGGHFALYLEGDLNLRESMPRTFSRV; translated from the exons ATGGGTAAAGAGCAATCGTTTCGGAGCAAAGCGGCTTACTTTGTTTCTGATTTAGCCACTGTTCTTCTCAACCCTATTTCTGACAGCAAATCCCCCTCTCTCCCTCTATCC gtagaagaaggagaagaagatgatgatgggTCAAAGGTTGGTAGTCATGATGAAATAATTGATGGGCCTGATACTTCGTCATTCACTGCGTTTCTATATTCTCTGTTGTCTTCTTCGGATTCTGGAGATAACATTGGTGAAGCTGATGAGAAGAATGATGATGGGGTGGCAGATGATGACTCTTCATTACCAGACTCTGCCACGAAGGAAAGTTTTGTTGTGAGGAGAAGTTTGTTTTCCAGGGGCAGGCATTCACTTGGTTGGGCCATTCACCAAGCTTCCAAAATGGGTGGATTTCGCAGCAGGGATAGTAAATACACGGACGAAGGGCGCCTCGGCGTTGAGATGAAGCGCATTGTGAAGGAGCCTGTGGCTGTGGCGGTGGCTGTGGCTGATCAGCATCCGCCTGCAATTTCTGAGCCTTCAATGCTAGTCTCCAATGGTTTGAGGGATGCTGTGTATGCTTCACTTCCGGCGGTTCTTCACGGCCGGAAATGGCTGCTGCTGTACAG CACTTCGAAGCATGGTATATCACTTTCAACTCTCTATCGGAGAAGCATGCTTTGGCCTGGAGTGAGTTTGCTG GTTGTTGGAGACCGTAAAGGAGCAGTGTTTGGTGGTGTGGTTGAAGCTCCTCTTAGACCATCCAACAAGAAAAAATACCAG GGAACAAACAATTCATTTGTTTTCACAGACACCTCTGGTTGTCCTGTTATATATCGGCCAACAG GAGTAAACCGCTACTTCACACTTTGCTCCACTGAGTTTCTAGCAATTGGTGGGGGAGGTCATTTTGCGCTCTATTTAGAGGGTGATCT AAACTTACGGGAATCCATGCCTCGCACATTCTCAAGAGTTTGA
- the LOC106765645 gene encoding CMP-sialic acid transporter 5: MAPPPPPKSRGATQVSSNASRIQFFSLLLALQYGAQPLISKRFVRREVIVTSSVLVCELAKVLCALFIMAKDGTLRKAYKEWTLVGALTASGLPAAIYALQNSLLQISYKNLDSLTFSMLNQTKIFFTAFFTYLILRQKQSIEQIGALFLLIVAAVLLSVGEGSSKGSSSSNADQILFYGIIPVLVASVLSGLASSLCQWASQVKKHSSYLMTIEMSIVGSVCLLASTFKSPDGEAMRQHGFFYGWTPLTLIPVMFNAFGGILVGLVTSHAGGVRKGFVIVSALLITALLQFVFDGKPPSLYCLVALPIVVTSISIYQKYPYQVKKKES, encoded by the exons ATGGCGCCTCCGCCACCACCCAAATCAAGAGGGGCTACTCAGGTAAGCAGCAATGCTTCCAGGATTCAgttcttttcccttcttctcGCTCTGCAATACGGCGCTCAACCTTTGATCTCCAAACGCTTCGTCAG ACGTGAGGTTATTGTGACTTCATCTGTTTTGGTATGTGAGCTAGCAAAG GTTTTATGTGCATTGTTTATCATGGCAAAAGATGGTACTCTAAGGAAAGCGTATAAAGAATGGACTTTGGTTGGTGCACTGACTGCATCAGGACTTCCTGCAGCTATATATGCATTGCAAAATAGTTTGCTGCAAATTTCTTACAAGAATCTTGATTCACTCACATTCTCAATGCTGAATcagacaaaaatatttttcactgcATTCTTTACATATCTCATATTGAG GCAAAAACAATCGATTGAACAGATTGGGGCCTTGTTTTTGCTAATTGTTGCGGCAGTTCTTTTAAGTGTTGGCGAAGGCTCTAGCAAAGGTTCCTCTAGTAGTAATGCTGATCAAATTTTATTCTATGGAATTATTCCTGTATTAGTTGCTTCAGTGCTCTCTGGACTGGCTTCTTCCTTGTGTCAGTGGGCCTCTCAG GTTAAAAAACACTCATCATACTTGATGACTATAGAAATGTCTATCGTTGGAAGTGTATGTTTGCTAGCCAGTACTTTTAAATCTCCAGATGGGGAAGCTATGAGACAACATGGATTTTTCTATGGGTGGACTCCTCTTACTTTG aTTCCAGTAATGTTCAACGCCTTTGGTGGAATTCTTGTTGGTTTAGTTACAAGCCATGCTGGTGGTGTTCGAAAG GGCTTTGTCATTGTGTCGGCTTTACTCATTACAGCACTGCTACAGTTTGTTTTCGATGGAAAACCACCTTCGCTGTATTGCCTTGTGGCTCTTCCAATAGTGGTCACTAGCATTTCAATATACCAGAAATACCCCTATCAGGTTAAGAAGAAGGAGTCATAG
- the LOC106765739 gene encoding TLD domain-containing protein 2 isoform X1, whose translation MGKEQSFRSKAAYFVSDLATVLLNPISDSKSPSLPLSVEEGEEDDDGSKVGSHDEIIDGPDTSSFTAFLYSLLSSSDSGDNIGEADEKNDDGVADDDSSLPDSATKESFVVRRSLFSRGRHSLGWAIHQASKMGGFRSRDSKYTDEGRLGVEMKRIVKEPVAVAVAVADQHPPAISEPSMLVSNGLRDAVYASLPAVLHGRKWLLLYSTSKHGISLSTLYRRSMLWPGVSLLVVGDRKGAVFGGVVEAPLRPSNKKKYQGTNNSFVFTDTSGCPVIYRPTGVNRYFTLCSTEFLAIGGGGHFALYLEGDLLNGSSSVSETYGNPCLAHSQEFEVKGVELWGFVFPTKYEEMMELIRTEAPGICRS comes from the exons ATGGGTAAAGAGCAATCGTTTCGGAGCAAAGCGGCTTACTTTGTTTCTGATTTAGCCACTGTTCTTCTCAACCCTATTTCTGACAGCAAATCCCCCTCTCTCCCTCTATCC gtagaagaaggagaagaagatgatgatgggTCAAAGGTTGGTAGTCATGATGAAATAATTGATGGGCCTGATACTTCGTCATTCACTGCGTTTCTATATTCTCTGTTGTCTTCTTCGGATTCTGGAGATAACATTGGTGAAGCTGATGAGAAGAATGATGATGGGGTGGCAGATGATGACTCTTCATTACCAGACTCTGCCACGAAGGAAAGTTTTGTTGTGAGGAGAAGTTTGTTTTCCAGGGGCAGGCATTCACTTGGTTGGGCCATTCACCAAGCTTCCAAAATGGGTGGATTTCGCAGCAGGGATAGTAAATACACGGACGAAGGGCGCCTCGGCGTTGAGATGAAGCGCATTGTGAAGGAGCCTGTGGCTGTGGCGGTGGCTGTGGCTGATCAGCATCCGCCTGCAATTTCTGAGCCTTCAATGCTAGTCTCCAATGGTTTGAGGGATGCTGTGTATGCTTCACTTCCGGCGGTTCTTCACGGCCGGAAATGGCTGCTGCTGTACAG CACTTCGAAGCATGGTATATCACTTTCAACTCTCTATCGGAGAAGCATGCTTTGGCCTGGAGTGAGTTTGCTG GTTGTTGGAGACCGTAAAGGAGCAGTGTTTGGTGGTGTGGTTGAAGCTCCTCTTAGACCATCCAACAAGAAAAAATACCAG GGAACAAACAATTCATTTGTTTTCACAGACACCTCTGGTTGTCCTGTTATATATCGGCCAACAG GAGTAAACCGCTACTTCACACTTTGCTCCACTGAGTTTCTAGCAATTGGTGGGGGAGGTCATTTTGCGCTCTATTTAGAGGGTGATCT ATTGAACGGATCAAGTTCGGTTTCAGAAACTTACGGGAATCCATGCCTCGCACATTCTCAAGAGTTTGAAGTGAAGGGAGTAGAG TTGTGGGGCTTCGTATTTCCTACAAAGTATGAGGAAATGATGGAATTAATCAGAACAGAGGCACCGGGGATCTGTCGCAGCTAA
- the LOC106765739 gene encoding uncharacterized protein LOC106765739 isoform X2 has translation MGKEQSFRSKAAYFVSDLATVLLNPISDSKSPSLPLSVEEGEEDDDGSKVGSHDEIIDGPDTSSFTAFLYSLLSSSDSGDNIGEADEKNDDGVADDDSSLPDSATKESFVVRRSLFSRGRHSLGWAIHQASKMGGFRSRDSKYTDEGRLGVEMKRIVKEPVAVAVAVADQHPPAISEPSMLVSNGLRDAVYASLPAVLHGRKWLLLYSTSKHGISLSTLYRRSMLWPGVSLLVVGDRKGAVFGGVVEAPLRPSNKKKYQGTNNSFVFTDTSGCPVIYRPTGVNRYFTLCSTEFLAIGGGGHFALYLEGDLLLFLTYLLKIERIKFGFRNLRESMPRTFSRV, from the exons ATGGGTAAAGAGCAATCGTTTCGGAGCAAAGCGGCTTACTTTGTTTCTGATTTAGCCACTGTTCTTCTCAACCCTATTTCTGACAGCAAATCCCCCTCTCTCCCTCTATCC gtagaagaaggagaagaagatgatgatgggTCAAAGGTTGGTAGTCATGATGAAATAATTGATGGGCCTGATACTTCGTCATTCACTGCGTTTCTATATTCTCTGTTGTCTTCTTCGGATTCTGGAGATAACATTGGTGAAGCTGATGAGAAGAATGATGATGGGGTGGCAGATGATGACTCTTCATTACCAGACTCTGCCACGAAGGAAAGTTTTGTTGTGAGGAGAAGTTTGTTTTCCAGGGGCAGGCATTCACTTGGTTGGGCCATTCACCAAGCTTCCAAAATGGGTGGATTTCGCAGCAGGGATAGTAAATACACGGACGAAGGGCGCCTCGGCGTTGAGATGAAGCGCATTGTGAAGGAGCCTGTGGCTGTGGCGGTGGCTGTGGCTGATCAGCATCCGCCTGCAATTTCTGAGCCTTCAATGCTAGTCTCCAATGGTTTGAGGGATGCTGTGTATGCTTCACTTCCGGCGGTTCTTCACGGCCGGAAATGGCTGCTGCTGTACAG CACTTCGAAGCATGGTATATCACTTTCAACTCTCTATCGGAGAAGCATGCTTTGGCCTGGAGTGAGTTTGCTG GTTGTTGGAGACCGTAAAGGAGCAGTGTTTGGTGGTGTGGTTGAAGCTCCTCTTAGACCATCCAACAAGAAAAAATACCAG GGAACAAACAATTCATTTGTTTTCACAGACACCTCTGGTTGTCCTGTTATATATCGGCCAACAG GAGTAAACCGCTACTTCACACTTTGCTCCACTGAGTTTCTAGCAATTGGTGGGGGAGGTCATTTTGCGCTCTATTTAGAGGGTGATCT GTTACTATTTCTGACATATCTGCTCAAGATTGAACGGATCAAGTTCGGTTTCAGAAACTTACGGGAATCCATGCCTCGCACATTCTCAAGAGTTTGA